One segment of Bacteroides caecimuris DNA contains the following:
- a CDS encoding transposase → MAYKKGEERQQKVLFPDCIDDYVEEDAPVRLFDAFVDSLDMGKLEFIRNIPKATGSPGYDPRDLLKLYIYGYFYQVRSSRKLARECKCNVEVMWLLGKLYPDFRTISDFRKDNKDSITKVFKEFNKFCMGLKLFSKSYISIDGSKFKAVNAKDNNFTLNKLDDRIKRLDEHITLYMEELDSCDREEGRKLSREELEHKLNVCKERKARYEAYRTTLEESNEKQISLTDPDARLMKANEGFCVGYNMQTAVDADSHMIAGFRVTNSPTDHGQITNVATDVKKDYGIDILETTADKGYECPEDHTDALASGIVPNVIRRDGGCTEQVEFEYIGNTITDEQKVSTNPEDLKACLQAGVIPDVYNGILTDMEIVEVKKRTLPTSDSAVLDMTSEQMRAKALEGFFVRDAERNLVYCPQGEILRQKSIKRNGNIRYCNKLACKKCKCKCTISKFKEADFSKDDLIKVADTRRKQDAANDGNANLKPTRITVMKKVVRYVLHLDQKKMDNRKCLSEHPFGTIKRTLGYYYFLLKGFAKVGAEMGLLCLSYNLRRAISLKGVPALLAALR, encoded by the coding sequence ATGGCATATAAGAAAGGTGAAGAACGACAACAGAAAGTACTTTTCCCCGATTGCATAGACGACTATGTTGAGGAGGATGCTCCGGTTCGTTTGTTTGATGCATTCGTTGATAGTTTGGATATGGGCAAGTTAGAGTTTATACGGAACATTCCCAAAGCCACGGGAAGTCCCGGGTACGACCCTCGTGACCTGTTAAAACTGTATATTTATGGTTACTTTTACCAAGTGCGTTCATCGCGCAAGTTGGCCCGTGAGTGCAAATGCAACGTGGAGGTGATGTGGCTACTGGGCAAATTATATCCTGATTTTCGCACCATTTCCGATTTTCGCAAGGATAATAAGGATAGCATAACTAAAGTATTCAAGGAGTTCAATAAGTTCTGCATGGGGTTGAAGCTCTTCTCCAAGTCATACATATCTATTGACGGAAGCAAGTTCAAGGCTGTAAATGCCAAGGATAACAATTTTACGCTCAACAAACTTGACGACCGTATCAAACGTTTGGATGAACATATCACTTTATACATGGAAGAGCTTGACTCATGCGATCGGGAAGAAGGTCGCAAACTTTCCAGAGAAGAACTTGAGCACAAACTGAATGTCTGTAAAGAACGCAAAGCCCGTTACGAAGCATACCGCACTACATTAGAGGAGTCTAATGAAAAACAGATATCGCTTACTGACCCGGATGCAAGACTGATGAAAGCGAATGAAGGTTTCTGCGTAGGCTATAACATGCAGACGGCTGTTGACGCGGACAGCCACATGATTGCCGGCTTCCGGGTCACTAACAGTCCTACTGACCATGGCCAAATAACAAACGTAGCTACAGATGTGAAAAAAGACTATGGGATTGACATCCTTGAGACTACAGCAGACAAGGGCTATGAATGCCCCGAAGACCATACCGACGCACTTGCATCGGGCATTGTACCCAATGTCATCCGGCGTGACGGTGGCTGCACCGAGCAGGTTGAGTTTGAGTACATTGGAAACACCATAACCGATGAACAGAAAGTTAGTACCAACCCCGAGGACTTGAAGGCATGTCTTCAAGCCGGAGTAATTCCCGATGTCTACAACGGAATCTTAACTGATATGGAAATTGTTGAGGTAAAAAAGCGTACATTGCCGACATCCGATTCAGCAGTGCTGGACATGACTTCCGAACAAATGCGTGCCAAAGCTCTTGAAGGCTTCTTCGTTAGGGATGCCGAACGTAACCTTGTCTATTGTCCGCAAGGTGAGATTCTTAGACAGAAATCCATTAAACGAAACGGCAATATACGTTACTGCAACAAGTTGGCCTGCAAGAAATGCAAATGCAAGTGTACCATATCCAAGTTCAAGGAAGCGGACTTTAGTAAGGATGATCTAATAAAGGTTGCTGATACCCGAAGGAAACAAGATGCAGCAAATGACGGCAATGCGAATCTGAAACCAACAAGAATAACCGTTATGAAAAAGGTGGTACGCTATGTGCTACATCTTGACCAAAAGAAAATGGATAATCGCAAATGTTTGTCGGAACATCCGTTCGGGACAATTAAAAGAACGCTCGGATACTACTATTTTTTACTAAAAGGTTTTGCAAAAGTAGGTGCAGAGATGGGATTGCTCTGTCTATCCTATAACCTACGTCGTGCTATAAGTCTCAAAGGTGTACCCGCACTGCTTGCCGCACTCCGATAA
- a CDS encoding nucleosidase, with translation MLKILVTYAVQGEFVEIKWPDIEPYYVRTGIGKVKSAFHLAEAIRQVQPDLVLNIGSAGTVDHQVGDIFVCRKFVDRDMQKMKEFGLEGEIDSSALLEEKGYCMHWTEDGICNTGDGFLTELTHVTGDVVDMEAYAQAFVCRSKEIPFISVKYVTDIIGQNSVKHWEDKLADARQGLSHYFNVLKERI, from the coding sequence ATGTTGAAAATATTAGTAACCTACGCCGTACAAGGCGAATTTGTAGAGATTAAATGGCCGGATATAGAACCTTACTACGTTCGTACAGGCATTGGTAAAGTGAAATCAGCCTTTCATTTGGCAGAAGCAATCCGCCAGGTACAGCCGGACTTGGTGCTCAATATCGGAAGTGCCGGAACAGTCGACCATCAGGTAGGAGACATTTTTGTATGCCGCAAGTTCGTAGACCGTGATATGCAGAAAATGAAAGAGTTCGGATTGGAGGGTGAGATTGATTCATCGGCTCTGCTCGAAGAAAAAGGCTATTGCATGCATTGGACGGAAGATGGGATCTGTAATACGGGAGATGGCTTCCTCACCGAGTTGACTCATGTCACCGGAGACGTTGTAGATATGGAAGCATACGCACAGGCATTTGTCTGCCGTTCAAAAGAAATCCCGTTTATTTCCGTGAAATATGTGACTGACATAATTGGCCAGAACTCCGTGAAACATTGGGAAGATAAACTTGCCGATGCACGGCAGGGACTATCACACTATTTCAATGTCTTGAAAGAAAGAATATGA
- a CDS encoding YbaN family protein, with product MKTLYIVLGSISLALGILGIFLPLLPTTPFLLLTAALYFKGSPRLYNWLLNHRHFGPYIRNFRENKTIPLRAKIISLVLMWGTMLYCIFFLIPFIWVKILLGLIAAGVTYHILSFKTLK from the coding sequence ATGAAAACTTTATATATTGTTTTAGGTAGTATTTCTCTTGCGCTCGGCATTCTCGGCATCTTTCTGCCGCTACTGCCCACTACCCCTTTTCTATTGCTCACCGCCGCCCTTTATTTCAAAGGGTCTCCCCGATTATATAACTGGCTGCTCAATCATCGGCACTTCGGTCCTTATATTCGCAATTTCCGCGAAAACAAGACGATTCCTCTCCGCGCCAAAATAATTTCTCTCGTATTAATGTGGGGAACGATGCTTTATTGCATTTTCTTCCTGATTCCTTTTATATGGGTAAAGATTCTTTTGGGATTGATAGCCGCAGGAGTCACTTATCATATTCTTTCTTTCAAGACATTGAAATAG
- a CDS encoding 6-pyruvoyl trahydropterin synthase family protein, with protein sequence MFTVIKRMEISASHKLVLPYRSKCASLHGHNWIITVYCRSERLNSEGMVVDFTRIKEVVTEKLDHQNLNEVLPFNPTAENIARWVCKQIPQCYKVEVQESEGNIVIYEKDPVGAEG encoded by the coding sequence ATGTTTACAGTAATCAAACGTATGGAGATCTCGGCTTCTCATAAGCTGGTACTCCCGTATCGCAGTAAATGCGCCAGTCTACACGGTCACAACTGGATTATCACCGTCTATTGCCGTTCCGAACGGCTCAATTCCGAAGGAATGGTGGTCGATTTCACCCGCATCAAAGAAGTGGTCACGGAGAAACTCGACCATCAAAATCTGAACGAAGTACTCCCGTTTAATCCCACAGCGGAGAATATCGCCCGGTGGGTATGCAAGCAGATTCCTCAATGCTATAAAGTAGAAGTGCAGGAATCGGAAGGAAACATTGTCATCTACGAGAAAGATCCCGTCGGCGCAGAAGGATAA
- a CDS encoding 7-carboxy-7-deazaguanine synthase QueE, which produces MRKINEIFYSLQGEGYHTGTPAIFVRFSGCNLKCDFCDTQHEEGKMMTDDEIIAEVKKYPAVTVVLTGGEPSLWIDDELIDRLHQAGKYVTIETNGTRPLPAAIDWVTCSPKQGAKLAIDRMDEVKVVYEGQDISIFEQLPAEHFFLQPCSCNNTASTVDCVMRHPKWRLSLQTHKLIDIR; this is translated from the coding sequence ATGAGAAAGATTAATGAAATCTTTTACAGCTTGCAGGGCGAAGGCTACCATACCGGAACTCCTGCCATCTTTGTACGTTTTTCCGGCTGCAACCTGAAATGTGACTTTTGCGACACACAACACGAAGAAGGAAAAATGATGACCGACGATGAAATTATCGCCGAGGTGAAAAAATATCCTGCCGTCACCGTTGTCCTTACGGGCGGCGAACCTTCCTTGTGGATAGACGATGAATTGATCGACCGTTTGCACCAGGCAGGTAAGTATGTGACCATCGAAACCAACGGTACACGCCCCCTGCCGGCAGCTATCGACTGGGTGACCTGCTCTCCCAAACAAGGGGCGAAGCTTGCCATCGACCGGATGGATGAAGTGAAAGTGGTCTATGAAGGACAAGATATAAGCATTTTTGAACAACTTCCCGCCGAACATTTTTTCCTTCAGCCTTGTTCTTGTAATAACACTGCTTCAACAGTGGACTGTGTAATGCGACATCCCAAATGGAGACTCAGCTTGCAAACACACAAATTAATCGACATCCGTTGA
- a CDS encoding DUF4303 domain-containing protein, protein MNGKYSLPVVKAVDLIWTSFDKEEIHRGYAMLMQAAQQGDADALCFIARCFMGEEYVWSGAGFATDDASASKLMQKSALMGSATGVLCAARSGNFTPAVQRGMPFESFKEAFEEILEQAERGNAFCCYMIGNVYYWGDYLLVEPEFAKQFKTEDNYNAWAYPIAKEWFERSFNGRICAGWGNYCNIRKSGLCDIRQEVFEVYFQALAEISPVICGNYGYYLGHEKNNPEAALAYYIKAAHRYDIQSTFNAGCCYDEGFGVERDVDMAFNFYEIAAIGGHPNAQWQAGYYYFDGWGSVEQDYAKAAEWFEKAYQNPQSDDRNRVRSAAYLGICYQDGLGVIQDDDLALEYLQEAEENIDMLWNPINAMVLNALGVAYYFGRGTEEDEELGYEYFEDAAKLGLEVAKEHLQQINQPGMSEHESHKPGKEIAPFYQGLAERIREAVEKDLREVLDQVGEEQIYTAALVSDRDCVTLFLAVNTVEYLNENDGPDSESKWIPDEWGYSDGHHSALVKLSRLLWEHHDELPSESYFFNAVISAMKQLKDAKAFGDCSEEITCFVSISDDEEAGHMEDLSAKQLNSAELVAAFLKRDR, encoded by the coding sequence ATGAACGGTAAATACAGTCTGCCGGTGGTGAAGGCAGTAGATTTAATTTGGACTAGTTTCGACAAGGAAGAGATACACCGTGGATACGCGATGCTTATGCAGGCGGCACAGCAAGGCGATGCAGACGCATTATGCTTCATCGCACGTTGTTTCATGGGAGAGGAGTATGTATGGAGCGGAGCCGGTTTTGCCACTGACGATGCCAGTGCTTCGAAACTGATGCAGAAGAGCGCGCTTATGGGGAGCGCTACAGGTGTGCTTTGTGCCGCACGAAGCGGTAACTTTACTCCGGCGGTTCAGCGGGGAATGCCTTTCGAGTCGTTCAAGGAGGCTTTCGAGGAGATTCTCGAACAGGCTGAGCGTGGCAATGCGTTCTGTTGCTATATGATAGGAAATGTTTATTATTGGGGCGACTATCTGCTTGTTGAGCCTGAGTTTGCCAAACAATTCAAAACCGAGGACAATTACAATGCTTGGGCCTATCCGATAGCGAAAGAATGGTTCGAGCGCAGCTTTAACGGGCGTATCTGTGCCGGTTGGGGCAATTATTGCAATATCCGTAAGTCAGGGCTCTGCGATATCAGGCAGGAGGTGTTTGAAGTTTATTTTCAAGCGCTTGCTGAGATTTCTCCGGTGATTTGCGGCAACTACGGATATTACCTCGGACATGAGAAAAATAACCCGGAGGCAGCGCTCGCTTATTACATCAAGGCGGCACATCGCTACGATATACAGTCGACATTCAACGCCGGCTGTTGCTATGACGAGGGATTCGGTGTGGAAAGGGATGTCGACATGGCTTTCAATTTCTATGAGATAGCCGCTATTGGAGGTCATCCTAATGCTCAGTGGCAGGCGGGATACTACTATTTCGACGGCTGGGGCAGCGTCGAACAGGATTATGCCAAAGCTGCCGAATGGTTTGAGAAAGCCTATCAGAATCCCCAAAGTGACGATAGAAACAGGGTGCGCTCAGCCGCCTATCTTGGTATCTGCTATCAGGACGGTCTTGGTGTAATACAGGACGATGACTTGGCCTTGGAGTATCTTCAGGAGGCGGAGGAAAATATTGACATGTTGTGGAATCCAATCAATGCCATGGTGCTGAATGCGCTGGGCGTAGCCTATTATTTCGGGCGTGGCACGGAGGAAGATGAAGAATTGGGATATGAGTATTTTGAGGATGCGGCGAAGCTTGGTCTGGAAGTGGCGAAAGAGCATCTCCAACAGATAAACCAACCCGGGATGTCAGAGCATGAATCCCACAAGCCGGGTAAGGAAATAGCGCCTTTTTATCAGGGATTGGCGGAAAGAATCAGAGAGGCAGTGGAGAAAGACCTCCGTGAGGTCCTTGATCAAGTGGGCGAAGAGCAGATTTATACGGCGGCTTTGGTTTCCGACAGGGATTGTGTCACTCTGTTTCTCGCAGTGAATACCGTTGAATATTTGAATGAAAATGATGGACCCGACAGCGAGAGCAAATGGATTCCCGATGAATGGGGCTATTCGGACGGTCACCATAGTGCGTTGGTAAAGCTCAGCCGGTTGCTGTGGGAGCATCATGATGAGTTGCCGAGCGAATCTTATTTCTTTAATGCGGTAATATCGGCCATGAAACAACTCAAAGATGCGAAAGCGTTCGGAGACTGTTCGGAGGAAATCACTTGCTTCGTTTCCATTTCCGATGACGAAGAAGCCGGGCACATGGAAGATTTATCGGCTAAGCAATTGAATAGTGCGGAACTGGTAGCTGCGTTTTTGAAACGCGATAGATGA
- a CDS encoding pyridoxamine kinase yields MYTNKVKKIAAVHDLSGMGRVSLTVVIPILSSMGFQVCPLPTAVLSNHTQYPDFSFLDLTDEMPKIIAQWKKQGVEFDAIYTGYLGSPRQVQIVSEFIRDFRRADSLIVADPVLGDNGRLYANFDGGMIKEMRHLITKADVITPNLTELFYLLDKPYKVDNTDEELKEYLRLLSDKGPQVVIITSVPVHDEPHKTSVYAYNRQGNRYWKVTCPYLPAHYPGTGDTFTSVITGSLMQGDSLPMALDRATQFILQGIRATFGYEYDNREGILLEKVLHNLDMPIQMASYELI; encoded by the coding sequence ATGTATACCAATAAAGTAAAGAAAATAGCAGCCGTTCATGACCTTTCGGGGATGGGGCGCGTGTCTCTGACTGTTGTCATTCCTATTCTTTCGTCTATGGGTTTTCAGGTTTGTCCGCTGCCTACAGCCGTCTTGTCCAATCATACGCAATATCCCGATTTCTCCTTCCTCGACCTGACGGACGAAATGCCCAAGATTATTGCCCAATGGAAGAAACAAGGGGTAGAGTTCGATGCTATCTATACTGGATACTTGGGTTCTCCGAGACAAGTTCAGATTGTTTCTGAGTTTATCAGAGACTTTCGCCGGGCGGATAGTCTGATAGTTGCCGATCCGGTGTTGGGAGACAACGGACGTTTGTACGCCAACTTTGACGGAGGGATGATAAAGGAGATGCGTCATCTGATTACCAAAGCAGATGTGATTACCCCCAATCTGACGGAACTGTTTTATTTATTGGACAAACCCTATAAAGTGGATAACACGGATGAGGAATTGAAAGAATATCTCCGTCTTTTATCCGATAAAGGTCCGCAAGTCGTTATCATTACCAGTGTTCCTGTACATGATGAGCCTCATAAAACGTCTGTCTATGCTTATAACCGTCAGGGAAACCGCTATTGGAAAGTGACTTGTCCTTATCTGCCTGCGCATTATCCCGGCACGGGCGATACTTTCACCAGTGTCATCACCGGTTCTTTGATGCAGGGAGACAGTCTGCCGATGGCATTGGACCGTGCCACACAGTTTATCCTGCAAGGTATTCGTGCCACTTTCGGATATGAATATGATAACCGCGAGGGTATCCTGCTGGAGAAAGTGCTTCATAATTTGGATATGCCGATACAGATGGCTAGTTACGAACTGATTTAA
- a CDS encoding energy transducer TonB, with amino-acid sequence MKLLDYIQGLRKGKEAHRLERESMQDPFLADAMDGYSQVEGNHEQRIKKLRMQVSTYSTKKKNTRAIIWSIAACLAIGFGISSYFLFLKKSMTDEVFIAKESVSSKLAEPAVPPTPAISATPTVPATPQKEITLATAKVKTDSTPVSEDSTPVSEITARQADKKDTIAKIQVTSQPQQGTPAATVPVMEEISEETAALQEVVATMDTFESESDKKMKLAKVAAVLPPNNMIKGRVTDEKGEPLIGASVAYKGTNTGTITNINGEFSLVKKDDKKRLTAEYIGYDPVEIRIDTSRTILIAMNENKQALNEVVVVGYGTKENKKSTTAGNVVTVKEQAKKEITPQPVIGKRSYQKYLKENLVHPTDEKCKDIKGEVVLSFFVDEEGKPQDITVIHGICEFADKEAIRLVKEGPKWTSGKLPARVTVRF; translated from the coding sequence ATGAAACTATTGGACTACATACAAGGACTCCGTAAAGGAAAAGAGGCACACCGACTGGAACGAGAGTCGATGCAGGATCCTTTTCTGGCAGATGCGATGGATGGTTACAGCCAAGTGGAGGGAAATCACGAACAACGGATCAAGAAACTGCGAATGCAGGTTTCTACTTATTCGACAAAGAAAAAGAACACCCGCGCTATTATCTGGAGCATCGCTGCCTGTCTGGCTATCGGATTCGGTATCAGCAGTTATTTCCTGTTCCTGAAAAAGAGTATGACGGACGAAGTGTTCATTGCCAAAGAGAGTGTTTCCTCCAAGTTGGCTGAACCCGCAGTTCCGCCCACTCCGGCCATTTCTGCAACTCCAACAGTTCCGGCAACTCCACAAAAGGAAATCACATTGGCTACTGCAAAGGTAAAAACGGATTCCACACCTGTTTCCGAAGATTCCACGCCTGTTTCCGAAATTACTGCGAGACAAGCGGATAAGAAAGATACGATTGCCAAAATCCAAGTGACTTCCCAACCACAACAAGGTACACCTGCGGCAACTGTGCCAGTGATGGAGGAAATCTCGGAAGAGACTGCTGCATTGCAAGAAGTAGTAGCAACGATGGATACTTTCGAATCTGAATCTGATAAGAAAATGAAATTGGCTAAGGTAGCGGCTGTCCTTCCTCCAAATAACATGATTAAAGGGAGAGTGACCGACGAAAAAGGAGAACCGCTTATCGGAGCCAGTGTGGCATATAAAGGAACGAATACCGGAACCATCACAAATATAAATGGAGAATTTTCGTTAGTCAAAAAGGATGATAAGAAACGATTAACAGCGGAGTATATCGGATATGATCCGGTAGAAATCCGGATAGATACCAGTCGGACGATACTCATTGCCATGAACGAAAATAAACAGGCACTCAATGAAGTGGTGGTAGTAGGATACGGAACTAAGGAAAATAAGAAGTCAACCACTGCCGGAAATGTTGTGACGGTTAAGGAACAGGCAAAGAAAGAGATTACTCCGCAACCTGTCATCGGTAAACGTAGCTATCAGAAATACCTGAAAGAGAATCTCGTTCATCCGACGGATGAAAAGTGTAAAGATATTAAAGGGGAGGTAGTCCTTTCTTTCTTTGTTGATGAAGAAGGAAAGCCGCAAGATATCACTGTTATTCATGGAATATGTGAATTCGCTGATAAAGAAGCCATCCGGCTTGTTAAAGAAGGACCTAAGTGGACAAGTGGGAAACTACCGGCAAGAGTAACAGTACGATTCTGA
- a CDS encoding RNA polymerase sigma factor has protein sequence MLFFKRNISKLSDEELLIHYTKSGDTEYFGELYNRYIPLLYGLCLKYLHDEDRAQEAVMQLFEDLLPKLGNYEIKVFKPWLYRVAKNHCLQLLRKENKEIPLDYTVNIMESDEFLHLLSEEESTEEQLKALHHCLEKLPEEQRLSITRFFLEEMSYADIAEQTGFTLNNVKSYIQNGKRNLKICIKKQAL, from the coding sequence ATGTTATTTTTCAAAAGAAACATATCGAAACTATCGGACGAAGAATTACTGATACACTATACGAAGTCCGGTGATACGGAATATTTCGGTGAACTATATAACCGATATATCCCGTTACTGTACGGACTTTGCCTGAAATACTTGCATGATGAAGACCGGGCACAGGAAGCAGTCATGCAGTTGTTTGAAGATTTATTGCCCAAACTGGGAAATTATGAGATAAAAGTTTTCAAGCCATGGCTCTACCGGGTGGCGAAGAATCATTGCCTGCAACTTTTACGGAAAGAAAATAAAGAAATTCCGTTAGATTATACAGTCAATATTATGGAATCTGACGAATTTCTGCATCTATTAAGTGAAGAGGAAAGTACGGAGGAACAACTGAAGGCATTGCATCACTGCCTAGAAAAGTTGCCCGAAGAACAACGGCTCAGCATTACGCGTTTCTTCCTGGAAGAGATGTCCTATGCAGACATTGCCGAGCAGACCGGATTTACGCTGAACAATGTGAAAAGCTATATCCAGAACGGAAAGCGAAATTTAAAAATTTGTATCAAGAAACAAGCCCTATGA
- a CDS encoding vWA domain-containing protein, whose product MKTNQFRAVMLVLLMAVVSLGTVSAQAITVTGTVTDAKDGTPLVGCSVQIKGTTKGTVTNMNGRYTIQAKKGETLLFQYIGYKQERRVVKSATLDVKMKADELVLEECVVVGYGHETRAAKVMSTAYRAVCPTSGIMYDAANAEEYGQIQENGFKNVSDAALSTFSIDVDAASYSSMRRFINKGELPPADAVRTEELVNYFSYDYPKPTGSDPVKITMESGECPWNSAHRLVRIGLKAKEIPTDNLPASNLVFLIDVSGSMWGANRLELVKSSLKLLVNNLRDKDKVAIVTYAGSAGVKLEATPGSDKQKIREAIDELTAGGSTAGGAGILLAYKIAKKNFIPNGNNRIILCSDGDFNVGVSSAEGLEQLIEKERKNGVFLTVLGYGMGNYKDKKMQVLAEKGNGNYAYIDNLQEANRVLVGEFGATLHTVAKDVKLQVEFNPSQVQAYRLIGYESRLLKNEDFNNDAKDAGDMGAGHTVTAFYEVIPTGVKNDYVGKVDDLKYQKKEKVSVKPTGSNELLTVKLRYKAPDKDVSKKMELPFVDNKGNNVSSDFHFASAVAMFGQLLRESDFKGNASYDKVIDLAKQGLNNDGKGYRREFIRLVEAAKGLDRTNKN is encoded by the coding sequence ATGAAAACAAATCAATTCAGAGCGGTGATGCTCGTACTGCTGATGGCAGTTGTTTCTTTAGGTACAGTGAGTGCGCAAGCAATTACCGTGACGGGTACTGTGACGGATGCAAAGGATGGAACTCCGCTTGTTGGCTGTTCGGTACAGATAAAGGGTACTACGAAGGGTACAGTAACGAATATGAATGGCCGGTACACGATACAGGCTAAGAAAGGGGAAACGTTGCTGTTTCAGTATATCGGGTATAAGCAAGAGAGAAGGGTGGTAAAATCGGCCACGCTGGATGTGAAGATGAAAGCTGACGAACTGGTATTGGAAGAATGTGTGGTGGTAGGATACGGCCATGAGACAAGAGCTGCAAAAGTAATGTCTACTGCTTACAGGGCAGTATGTCCGACTTCGGGAATCATGTATGATGCTGCAAATGCGGAAGAATACGGGCAGATTCAGGAGAACGGCTTCAAGAATGTATCGGATGCCGCACTTTCAACTTTCTCCATTGATGTGGATGCCGCTTCTTACAGTAGTATGCGCCGTTTTATCAATAAAGGCGAACTGCCGCCTGCTGACGCCGTCCGCACGGAAGAACTTGTGAATTACTTCTCATACGATTATCCGAAACCGACAGGCAGTGACCCTGTGAAGATTACCATGGAATCCGGAGAATGTCCTTGGAACTCTGCTCACCGTCTTGTTCGTATCGGGTTGAAGGCAAAAGAAATTCCTACGGATAATCTGCCTGCATCCAATTTAGTTTTTCTAATTGATGTCTCCGGTTCTATGTGGGGAGCCAATCGCTTGGAATTGGTGAAGTCATCTCTCAAATTACTGGTCAATAACTTACGTGATAAAGATAAAGTAGCTATCGTGACTTATGCAGGCAGTGCAGGCGTGAAACTGGAAGCAACTCCGGGTAGCGACAAACAGAAGATTCGTGAAGCGATAGACGAACTGACGGCAGGCGGATCTACCGCAGGTGGAGCTGGTATCTTGTTGGCATACAAAATAGCGAAGAAGAATTTTATCCCTAATGGCAATAACCGTATTATTCTCTGCTCCGACGGCGATTTTAATGTAGGCGTTTCTTCGGCGGAAGGACTGGAACAACTAATAGAGAAAGAACGGAAGAATGGAGTATTTCTTACCGTATTGGGTTATGGAATGGGAAATTATAAGGATAAAAAGATGCAGGTTTTGGCAGAAAAGGGAAATGGAAACTATGCTTATATAGATAATCTACAGGAAGCTAACCGCGTCTTGGTCGGTGAATTTGGTGCTACTCTCCATACGGTTGCGAAAGATGTAAAATTGCAGGTGGAGTTTAATCCTTCACAAGTACAGGCATACCGTTTGATTGGTTATGAAAGTCGTCTGCTGAAAAATGAAGATTTCAATAACGATGCCAAAGATGCCGGAGACATGGGGGCAGGACATACAGTGACCGCTTTCTATGAAGTAATTCCTACAGGCGTGAAGAATGACTATGTAGGCAAGGTAGATGATTTGAAATATCAGAAGAAAGAAAAAGTGAGCGTGAAACCGACAGGTTCCAATGAACTCCTGACTGTGAAACTGCGTTATAAAGCCCCGGATAAAGATGTTAGCAAGAAAATGGAACTTCCTTTCGTTGATAATAAAGGAAATAATGTATCTTCCGATTTCCACTTTGCTTCTGCAGTGGCTATGTTCGGACAGTTGCTTCGGGAGTCTGACTTCAAAGGAAATGCCAGTTACGATAAAGTGATTGATTTGGCCAAACAGGGACTGAACAACGATGGTAAAGGATATAGAAGAGAATTCATTCGTTTGGTTGAGGCTGCTAAAGGATTGGACAGAACAAATAAGAATTAG
- a CDS encoding arsenate reductase family protein, whose translation MATLFLQYPACSTCQKAKKWLTENSIEFTNRLIVEENPTVEELKAWIPRSGLPIKKFFNTSGLVYKELKLSEKLPAMSEEEQIALLATNGKLVKRPLVVTDSFVLVGFKPDEWEKLK comes from the coding sequence ATGGCAACATTATTTTTGCAGTACCCGGCATGTAGCACATGCCAGAAAGCCAAGAAATGGTTAACAGAAAATAGCATTGAGTTTACCAACCGATTAATTGTAGAAGAAAATCCTACGGTTGAAGAATTAAAAGCATGGATTCCACGCAGCGGTCTGCCTATAAAGAAATTCTTCAACACGAGCGGATTAGTATATAAAGAGCTGAAACTAAGCGAGAAGCTGCCTGCTATGAGTGAGGAAGAACAGATAGCATTATTAGCAACGAATGGTAAATTGGTGAAACGCCCATTGGTAGTGACAGACAGCTTCGTTTTGGTCGGTTTCAAGCCCGATGAGTGGGAAAAATTAAAATAA